A window from Actinomycetospora corticicola encodes these proteins:
- a CDS encoding PIG-L deacetylase family protein, whose protein sequence is MQRLVPERLDELVLLGAHCDDIPIGAGGTVLTLCRARPGLRVRALVLSGGGTPREAEERAALAAFCPGASLEVTVLDMPDGRLPHHWNWAKEALETFRRTTEPDLVLAGHRADDHQDHRELARLVPTVFRDHATLGYEILKAEPDLAQPPVLWPLSQEAVDDKIRLLHEHYPSQTGRTWFDDEAFRGLARIRGVQAGVRYAEGFHPTRLLVGV, encoded by the coding sequence ATGCAGCGCCTGGTCCCCGAACGGCTCGACGAGCTCGTCCTGCTCGGCGCGCACTGCGACGACATCCCGATCGGAGCGGGCGGCACCGTCCTCACGCTGTGTCGCGCCCGGCCGGGCCTGCGGGTGCGGGCGCTGGTGCTCTCCGGGGGCGGCACGCCGCGGGAGGCCGAGGAGCGCGCCGCGCTCGCCGCGTTCTGCCCCGGGGCCTCGCTGGAGGTCACCGTGCTGGACATGCCCGACGGGCGCCTGCCCCACCACTGGAACTGGGCGAAGGAGGCGCTGGAGACCTTCCGGCGCACCACCGAGCCCGATCTGGTGCTCGCCGGCCACCGCGCCGACGACCACCAGGACCACCGCGAGCTCGCCCGGCTCGTCCCCACGGTCTTCCGGGACCACGCCACGCTCGGCTACGAGATCCTCAAGGCCGAGCCCGACCTGGCGCAGCCGCCGGTGCTCTGGCCGCTGTCGCAGGAGGCCGTGGACGACAAGATCCGGCTGCTGCACGAGCACTACCCCTCGCAGACCGGCCGCACCTGGTTCGACGACGAGGCCTTCCGCGGCCTCGCGCGGATCCGCGGGGTGCAGGCCGGCGTCCGCTACGCCGAGGGCTTCCACCCGACCCGCCTGCTGGTGGGTGTGTAG
- a CDS encoding sugar phosphate nucleotidyltransferase codes for MKVVLFCGGFGMRMRDGDSDVPKPMQMVGPRPLIWHVMRYYAHFGHKEFILCLGYGAHHIKDYFLNYRETESNDFVLREGAIELGGSDIADWTIHFVHTGLESPIGERLRRVRHLVDGDEMFLANYADVLTDAPLDQMVKRFSDSDAEAALLAVLPQAVFHIVESDDEDRITSIHPVTDMGVRENGGYFVLRPSVIDRIPENGDLVGDACTALAAEGKLMGYPYEGFWLPADTLKERNQLEASYRAGSRPWMLWEKEQGPDLPPLESLVTQHLQS; via the coding sequence GTGAAGGTCGTCCTGTTCTGCGGCGGTTTCGGCATGCGGATGCGGGATGGGGACTCCGACGTCCCCAAGCCGATGCAGATGGTCGGCCCGCGCCCGCTGATCTGGCACGTGATGCGCTACTACGCCCACTTCGGGCACAAGGAGTTCATCCTGTGCCTGGGCTACGGGGCGCACCACATCAAGGACTACTTCCTCAACTACCGCGAGACGGAGTCGAACGACTTCGTCCTGCGGGAGGGCGCGATCGAACTCGGCGGCTCCGACATCGCCGACTGGACGATCCACTTCGTCCACACCGGCCTGGAGTCGCCGATCGGTGAGCGCCTGCGCCGGGTGCGTCACCTGGTCGACGGCGACGAGATGTTCCTCGCGAACTACGCCGACGTGCTGACCGACGCCCCGCTCGACCAGATGGTCAAGCGGTTCTCCGACTCCGACGCCGAGGCGGCGCTGCTCGCGGTGCTGCCGCAAGCCGTGTTCCACATCGTCGAGTCCGACGACGAGGACCGGATCACCTCGATCCACCCCGTCACCGACATGGGCGTGCGGGAGAACGGCGGCTACTTCGTGCTGCGGCCGTCGGTGATCGACCGCATCCCGGAGAACGGGGACCTGGTGGGCGACGCGTGCACCGCGCTGGCCGCCGAGGGCAAGCTGATGGGCTACCCGTACGAGGGCTTCTGGCTCCCGGCGGACACGCTCAAGGAGCGCAACCAGCTCGAGGCGTCCTACCGGGCCGGCAGCCGGCCGTGGATGCTCTGGGAGAAGGAGCAGGGACCGGACCTCCCGCCGCTGGAGAGCCTCGTCACGCAGCACCTGCAGTCCTAG
- a CDS encoding class I SAM-dependent methyltransferase, whose translation MGAPALVCRLCGSTELESFVDLGATPPCELFLTAEALEGPEPTFPLHPRVCRSCLLVQLPPLIDPDETFTEYAYFSSFSTSWVEHARRFVTAATERAGLTQDSLVVEAASNDGYLLQHVVADGMRAVGVEPSVNVGQAARDKGVPTVTAFLSPETGAAVRAEHGPADLVVANNVYAHIPDVVGFTQGLRAMLADDGWVSIEVQHLLTLVAYRQFDTIYHEHFQYYTVGTAIRALASGGLDLVDVELVPTHGGSIRLWARPTELGAGRTPAVGKVLADEAKAGLDTVEGHAGFAREVSRIRNDLMRFLIEAADAGKTVVGYGAPGKGNTLLNYCGIRPDLLAYTVDRNPYKHGRYTPGTRIPIHPPERIDADRPDYVLVLPWNLRDEITAQLAPVAEWGGKLVFPIPALEVVEPGSSPA comes from the coding sequence ATGGGGGCCCCCGCCCTGGTCTGCCGCCTGTGCGGTTCGACGGAGCTGGAGAGCTTCGTCGACCTCGGGGCCACGCCGCCGTGCGAGCTGTTCCTCACCGCCGAGGCGCTCGAGGGCCCGGAGCCGACCTTCCCGCTGCACCCGCGGGTGTGCCGGTCGTGTCTGCTCGTGCAGCTGCCCCCGCTGATCGACCCCGACGAGACGTTCACGGAGTACGCGTACTTCTCCTCGTTCTCCACCTCGTGGGTCGAGCACGCACGCCGCTTCGTCACCGCCGCCACCGAGCGCGCGGGGCTGACGCAGGACTCGCTGGTGGTCGAGGCGGCGTCCAACGACGGCTACCTGCTGCAGCACGTGGTGGCCGACGGGATGCGCGCGGTGGGCGTCGAGCCCAGCGTCAACGTGGGCCAGGCGGCCCGCGACAAGGGCGTCCCGACCGTCACGGCGTTCCTCTCGCCGGAGACCGGCGCGGCGGTGCGGGCCGAGCACGGCCCGGCCGACCTCGTCGTGGCGAACAACGTCTACGCGCACATCCCCGACGTCGTGGGCTTCACGCAGGGCCTGCGGGCCATGCTGGCCGACGACGGGTGGGTGTCGATCGAGGTGCAGCACCTGCTGACCCTCGTGGCCTACCGGCAGTTCGACACGATCTACCACGAGCACTTCCAGTACTACACCGTCGGCACGGCCATCAGGGCCCTGGCCAGCGGCGGCCTGGACCTCGTCGACGTCGAACTGGTCCCCACCCACGGCGGGTCGATCCGGCTCTGGGCCCGGCCGACCGAGCTGGGGGCCGGACGCACCCCCGCCGTCGGGAAGGTCCTGGCCGACGAGGCCAAGGCCGGCCTGGACACCGTCGAGGGCCACGCCGGGTTCGCCCGCGAGGTCTCGCGCATCCGCAACGACCTGATGCGCTTCCTCATCGAGGCGGCCGATGCCGGGAAGACCGTGGTCGGCTACGGGGCGCCCGGCAAGGGCAACACCCTGCTGAACTACTGCGGCATCCGTCCGGACCTGCTCGCCTACACGGTGGACCGGAACCCCTACAAGCACGGGCGGTACACGCCCGGCACGCGGATCCCGATCCACCCGCCGGAGCGCATCGACGCCGACCGGCCCGACTACGTGCTCGTCCTGCCGTGGAACCTCCGCGACGAGATCACGGCGCAGCTGGCGCCGGTGGCCGAGTGGGGCGGGAAGCTCGTCTTCCCGATCCCGGCCCTCGAGGTCGTGGAGCCCGGCAGCTCGCCCGCCTGA
- a CDS encoding NAD-dependent epimerase/dehydratase family protein → MRVLLTGHQGYLGTLASPMLAAAGHEVTGLDSGLYADCILGDLEQPDPPALAVDLRDVTVEQLEGFDAVIHLAALSNDPLGSLAPEHTYDINHHASTRLARLAKEAGVGRFVYASTCSVYGASGTADVLDEEAPMKPVTPYAESKVRVESDLVDLASDEFVPVSMRNATAFGFSPRLRADIVLNNLVGHAVLSGRILVMSDGTPWRPLCHGRDIVAAAIAAMEAPAEVVRARAFNVGRTDNNVQVRDIAEAVKVAVPEAELIVTGETGGDPRSYRVDFSRIEKELPEFRAAWSVADGAAELLREYRARGLTQETFDRRFTRLAVLHARQEAGTLDATLRPV, encoded by the coding sequence GTGCGCGTCCTGCTGACCGGCCACCAGGGCTACCTGGGGACCCTGGCCTCCCCGATGCTCGCCGCGGCGGGCCACGAGGTCACCGGCCTCGACTCCGGGCTGTACGCCGACTGCATCCTCGGGGACCTGGAGCAGCCCGACCCGCCGGCGCTCGCCGTCGACCTGCGCGACGTCACCGTCGAGCAGCTGGAGGGCTTCGACGCCGTCATCCACCTCGCGGCGCTGTCGAACGACCCGCTGGGCTCGCTGGCCCCGGAGCACACCTACGACATCAACCACCACGCCTCGACGCGGCTGGCCCGCCTGGCCAAGGAGGCCGGGGTCGGCCGGTTCGTCTACGCGTCGACCTGCTCGGTGTACGGCGCCTCCGGCACCGCCGACGTCCTCGACGAGGAGGCGCCGATGAAGCCGGTGACCCCCTACGCCGAGTCCAAGGTGCGCGTCGAGTCCGACCTGGTGGACCTGGCGTCGGACGAGTTCGTGCCGGTGTCCATGCGCAACGCGACCGCGTTCGGCTTCTCGCCGCGCCTGCGCGCCGACATCGTGCTGAACAACCTCGTCGGTCACGCCGTGCTCTCCGGGCGCATCCTCGTGATGAGCGACGGCACGCCGTGGCGTCCGCTGTGCCACGGCCGTGACATCGTCGCCGCCGCGATCGCCGCGATGGAGGCCCCGGCCGAGGTCGTGCGCGCCCGGGCCTTCAACGTCGGGCGCACCGACAACAACGTGCAGGTCCGCGACATCGCCGAGGCCGTGAAGGTCGCCGTGCCCGAGGCGGAGCTGATCGTCACCGGCGAGACCGGCGGCGACCCGCGCTCCTACCGCGTCGACTTCTCGCGGATCGAGAAGGAGCTGCCGGAGTTCCGTGCGGCGTGGTCGGTGGCCGACGGGGCCGCCGAGCTGCTGCGCGAGTACCGGGCGCGTGGGCTCACCCAGGAGACCTTCGACCGTCGCTTCACCCGCCTCGCCGTGCTGCACGCGCGGCAGGAGGCCGGGACGCTCGACGCGACGCTGCGGCCCGTCTAG
- a CDS encoding dTDP-4-dehydrorhamnose 3,5-epimerase family protein translates to MEVRTSSIDGVLVFVPTPHTDDRGFFTRTFDTAIGAEHGVDLGALAQDSQSRSRAGTIRGMHGRRGAGEAKLVRVAHGAVHDVLVDARPHSPTFGVVASFRLDDVDHHHLYVPAGLLHGFQAISDADVCYRIDRPHAPGEDLGVAHDDPDLAITWPVEVTAISERDRTAGSWKDLVATL, encoded by the coding sequence ATGGAGGTTCGCACGAGCTCGATCGACGGTGTCCTGGTGTTCGTCCCCACGCCGCACACCGACGACCGGGGCTTCTTCACCCGCACGTTCGACACCGCGATCGGCGCCGAGCACGGCGTCGACCTCGGGGCCCTGGCGCAGGACAGCCAGTCGCGGTCCCGCGCGGGCACGATCCGCGGGATGCACGGGCGGCGCGGGGCGGGCGAGGCGAAGCTGGTGCGGGTGGCGCACGGGGCGGTGCACGACGTCCTCGTCGACGCCCGCCCGCACTCCCCCACGTTCGGCGTCGTCGCGAGCTTCCGGCTCGACGACGTCGACCACCACCACCTCTACGTGCCGGCCGGCCTGCTGCACGGCTTCCAGGCCATCAGCGACGCCGACGTCTGCTACCGCATCGACCGGCCGCACGCGCCCGGTGAGGACCTCGGGGTGGCCCACGACGACCCCGACCTGGCCATCACCTGGCCGGTCGAGGTCACCGCGATCTCCGAGCGCGACCGGACGGCCGGCTCGTGGAAGGACCTGGTGGCGACCCTCTAG